TCTTTTGCCCCCATATTAGTGGTATTAAGCTTCCCTTTACTAGCGAATCGAATATATTCACTGTTTAAAACGATAATGTATGGAATTCCATATTCTTTTGTAAGGCTGATAATCGATTTCGGTTATCGACTTGTTGCATAGAAAACTTCATGGTATGGTTACGATTATATGTTGGAATTTGGGAAAACTATTCGTGTAACTTAAAATGAAGTGAGGAGGTAGATGCATGCGAATATATACTCGTTCTGGGGATAAAGGAAAAACTTCGCTAATATACGGAGAACGAGTAAATAAGAACGATCTTCGTGTCGAGGCATATGGAACTTGTGATGAGGTGAATTCCATGATTGGTTTGGCAATAAGTTTTTTGGAAGAAAAGTCATTTCCTAAAAAAACAACTTTCATTCAAGAACTTATTAGTGTACAAACATTGCTGTTTTATGTTGGCTCAGAGCTTTCCACACCAGCAGATAAAGAAGTTCCTTGGCAACTAAAAGAAGAGCATATTCAAACATTAGAAAAGCAAATTGATCATTGGGATGAGCAGCTAGAGCAGTTAACAAATTTTATTTTACCCTCCGGCGTCCAAGCAGCATCAGCCGTACATGTCGCAAGAACAGTAACGAGAAGAGCAGAACGTCTAGCAGTAGCTATTGAAGGTGTAAATCCATTAGCCATTGCTTTTCTTAATCGGTTATCGGATTATTTATTTGT
This genomic interval from Virgibacillus pantothenticus contains the following:
- a CDS encoding cob(I)yrinic acid a,c-diamide adenosyltransferase — translated: MRIYTRSGDKGKTSLIYGERVNKNDLRVEAYGTCDEVNSMIGLAISFLEEKSFPKKTTFIQELISVQTLLFYVGSELSTPADKEVPWQLKEEHIQTLEKQIDHWDEQLEQLTNFILPSGVQAASAVHVARTVTRRAERLAVAIEGVNPLAIAFLNRLSDYLFVAARYINQSLKGEERSLHMT